The Thermomonospora curvata DSM 43183 DNA segment CAGCATGCTCGCCACCGTGCTGGCCGGCGGCTGGATCGACCGCCGCGGCCCGGCCCGGCCGCTGCTGAGCGGGCTGGCGGTCTTCGTGGCCGGGCTGGTGATCGCCGGGACCGCGCCGTGGATGGCGGCGCTGGTCGCCGGGCGGGCCGTGCAGGGCGTCGGCTCCGGCCTGACGCTGGTGGCGGTGTACGTGATGGTCGCCCGGGTCTACCCGGAGCGGCTGCGGCCGAGGGTGTTCGCGGCGACCTCCACCGCCTGGGTGCTGCCCTCGCTGATCGGGCCGAGCGCCGGCGGCGTCATCGCCGAGCACGTCCACTGGCGGCTGGTCTTCCTGGGCCTGGTGCCCTTGGTCGTCCCGGCCGCGCTGATGCTCCTGCCGGCGCTGCGGTCGATCGGGCGGGCCGAGCCGCAAAGCGCCCCGTCCGCCCGGCAGGGCCGGGTGAAAGCCGCCTTCGTCACCGCCTTCGCCGCCGCCGCGGTGCTGTACGCGGCGGACGCCCCGGGCCTGTCGGCACTGCCGGCGGCGGTGCTGGGCCTGGCCGGGCTGGGCTGGGGGCTGCCCAGGCTGCTGCCGCCCGGGACGCTGCGGCTGCGGCGCGGCGTGCCGGCCACGGTGGCGGCGCGCGGCCTGCTGGCGGGGGCGTTCTTCGGCACCGACGTGTTCATCCCGCTGGCGTTGACCTCGCTGCACGGTTTCAGCCCCACCCAGGCGGGACTGGTGCTGACGCTGGCGTCGCTGAGCTGGTCGGCCGCCTCCCAGTACCAGGGGCGCTCCCGGCGTCCCCGGGCGTTCTTCGTGCTGAGCGGGGCGGTGCTGGTGGCCGTCGGGGTGGTGGCGACCTCCGTGGCGCTGCAGCTGTCGGGCTGGTGGGCGGCCCCGGCCTGGGTGGTCGGCGGGGCCGGGATGGGTCTGGCGCTCAGCGGCCTGAGCGTGCTGATCCTCAACCAGTCGCCGGTGGAGGAGCAGGGCGTCAACACCTCGGCGCTGCAGCTCAGCGACACGCTGGGCTCGTCCTTGGCGATCGGCCTGGCCGGCGCGCTGGCCACCGCCTTCGGCGCCGACCGGCTGGAGCTGGGGCTGCGGACCGGCGCGGCGCTGCTGGTCGTCATCGCGGTGGTGGGCGTCGTCGCGGCCCGGCGGGTGGAGGCCAGGCCGTGACCAGTCCCACAACGTCCCTTTTTTAAAGAACGTCCCTTCTTCGCGGCTCGTGCGAGGCCGAGCAGGCGGTGCGGCCTCCCCCCACGCCCCGGACACCCGCGCCGGACCGGTAGCGTAGGTTCCAGCATGGACGGCTCACAGCGCACGCTGCTCATCACGCTCACCGGCCGTGACCGACCGGGCGTCACCTCACGTCTGTTCGCCACGCTCGCGGAGTTCCCGGTAACGGTGACCGACGTCGAACAGGTCGTCATCCGCGGCCGGCTGATCCTCGGCGTGCTGCTGTCCTATGCCCGGGGCACCGACATCGGCAAGGTGTGGACGGCCGCCGAGAAGGTGGCCACCGACCTGGACATGGAGGTCGAGGTCTCCACCGCCCGCGACCGGGACGCCCCGCGGCGGCGCGGCCGGCTGCACGTGACGGTGCTGGGCAACCCGCTGCGCCCGGCCGCGATGGCCGGGATCGCCGGGCGGATCGCCGCGGCCGGCGCCAACATCGACCGCATCGAGCGCCTGGCCCGCTACCCGGTCACCTGCATCGAGATGGACGTCTCGGGCGCCGACCCGGAGGCGCTGCGCGGTGCGCTGGCCGCCGAGGCCGCCGCCCAGCAGGTGGACGTGGCCGTGCAGCCGTCCGGCCTGCACCGGCGCGCCAAGCGGCTGATCGTGATGGACGTGGACTCCACCCTCATCCAGGGGGAGGTCATCGAGCTGCTGGCCGAGCAGGCCGGCTGCCTGGACGAGGTGGCCAAGGTCACCGAGGCCGCCATGCGCGGCGAGCTGGACTTCGAAGGCTCACTGCGCGAGCGCGTCGCCCTGCTGGCCGGGCTGGACGCCTCCTGCCTGGAGGAGGTCCGCCGCAAGATCCGCCTGGCCGCCGGGGCCCGCACCATGGTGCGCACCCTCAAGCGGCTGGACTACAAGTTCGCCATCGTCAGCGGCGGCTTCACCCAGATCACCGACTCCCTGGTGGAGGAGCTGGGCATCGACTACTCGGCCGCCAACACGCTGGAGATCTGCGACGGCAAGCTCACCGGCCGGCTGGTCGGCCCGATCATCGACCGCGCCGGCAAGGCCCGCGCCCTGGAGGACTTCGCCCGCCGCGCCGGCGTCCCGATCAGCCAGACCGTGGCGATCGGGGACGGCGCCAACGACCTGGACATGCTGCAGGCCGCCGGGCTGGGCGTGGCCTACAACGCCAAGCCGGTGGTCCGCCAGGCCGCCGACACCGCCGTCAACGTGCCCTACCTGGACACCATCTTGTTCCTGCTGGGCATCTCCCGCGACGAGATCGAGGCCGCCGACGCCGAGGACCAGGAGCCCTTCCTGCAGTACTGAAACCGCCCGTCCGCCGGCGGTCACCGCAGGAAGTCGTGAACCGTCTTGGTGAACCACCGCGGCATGGTGACCCACGGGAAGTGGGCGGAGCAGTCGTCGACGACGAGACGGCCGTCGGGGAAGAGGCGGGCCAGTTCGGCGGCCCGCTCCGGGGTGAGGTCGGGGTCCAGGGCCCCGGCGATGACCAGCACCGGGGCCTGCAGGCACGCCAGCGCCCGGCGGGTGAGGGCCGGGTCGAAAGCGCCCTCGGCGTAGTAGCCGGCGGCGACGGGACGGGAGCGGGCCAGTTCCGCCTCCTCGCAGCGGGCGTGGGCGAACGCCGCCTCGTTCCAGCGTCCGTAGCGGAAAGGGGCCGCCTCCAGCCGGATGGCGGGGGTGTCCTCCCCCGCCCGCCATGCCGTGATCGCCTTGCAGGCGTCCTCGTACCAGGGCTCGTCGGCGCGCCGCCGCAGCACGGCCCGGCGTTCCCGCTCGGTCACGCAGATCCCCACCGCCCGGGCGTCGGGGGTGACCAGGACGAGCCGGCGCAGCCGTTCGGGGTGGCGGGCGGCGTACAGGAGCGCCAGGTTGCCGGCCGCCGAGTGGGCGAGCAGGTCCATGCGCTCCAGCCCCAGGTGGACGCGCAGCGCCTCCACGTCGGCGACCATGCGGTCACAGCGGTAGCCGGCCGGGTCGCCGGATGCGGAATACCCCGATCCGCGCAGGTCCAGCCGCAGCAGCCGGCGGTGCCGGGACAGGCCGCCGAGGTCTCCCAGGTAGCGCGAGGCGCGGCCGGGGCCGCCCGGCAGGCACACCAGCGGCGGGCCGCCTTGGACCGTGGGGTGGACCGCCAGATGGGCGCCGTCGTAGGACGGAAAGCGGATCATGT contains these protein-coding regions:
- a CDS encoding MFS transporter produces the protein MEPGGTRARILAEATFFAESPKAPAATTATKEHPTDVESAKADPSRPAPGLLSGRYRLPTMGIVLVITLLAFETMAVGTVMPVVADDLDGLPLYGWSFSGMLIFSMLATVLAGGWIDRRGPARPLLSGLAVFVAGLVIAGTAPWMAALVAGRAVQGVGSGLTLVAVYVMVARVYPERLRPRVFAATSTAWVLPSLIGPSAGGVIAEHVHWRLVFLGLVPLVVPAALMLLPALRSIGRAEPQSAPSARQGRVKAAFVTAFAAAAVLYAADAPGLSALPAAVLGLAGLGWGLPRLLPPGTLRLRRGVPATVAARGLLAGAFFGTDVFIPLALTSLHGFSPTQAGLVLTLASLSWSAASQYQGRSRRPRAFFVLSGAVLVAVGVVATSVALQLSGWWAAPAWVVGGAGMGLALSGLSVLILNQSPVEEQGVNTSALQLSDTLGSSLAIGLAGALATAFGADRLELGLRTGAALLVVIAVVGVVAARRVEARP
- the serB gene encoding phosphoserine phosphatase SerB, producing MDGSQRTLLITLTGRDRPGVTSRLFATLAEFPVTVTDVEQVVIRGRLILGVLLSYARGTDIGKVWTAAEKVATDLDMEVEVSTARDRDAPRRRGRLHVTVLGNPLRPAAMAGIAGRIAAAGANIDRIERLARYPVTCIEMDVSGADPEALRGALAAEAAAQQVDVAVQPSGLHRRAKRLIVMDVDSTLIQGEVIELLAEQAGCLDEVAKVTEAAMRGELDFEGSLRERVALLAGLDASCLEEVRRKIRLAAGARTMVRTLKRLDYKFAIVSGGFTQITDSLVEELGIDYSAANTLEICDGKLTGRLVGPIIDRAGKARALEDFARRAGVPISQTVAIGDGANDLDMLQAAGLGVAYNAKPVVRQAADTAVNVPYLDTILFLLGISRDEIEAADAEDQEPFLQY
- a CDS encoding alpha/beta fold hydrolase, which codes for MIRFPSYDGAHLAVHPTVQGGPPLVCLPGGPGRASRYLGDLGGLSRHRRLLRLDLRGSGYSASGDPAGYRCDRMVADVEALRVHLGLERMDLLAHSAAGNLALLYAARHPERLRRLVLVTPDARAVGICVTERERRAVLRRRADEPWYEDACKAITAWRAGEDTPAIRLEAAPFRYGRWNEAAFAHARCEEAELARSRPVAAGYYAEGAFDPALTRRALACLQAPVLVIAGALDPDLTPERAAELARLFPDGRLVVDDCSAHFPWVTMPRWFTKTVHDFLR